The Paenibacillus sp. YPG26 genome includes a window with the following:
- a CDS encoding Crp/Fnr family transcriptional regulator, giving the protein MLQSDIKRVSLALPSLSLVPEQDWAEAEIRTVTPDTPHFIREGHILQHAMFILQGAVRIYKVTPQGKEITLYRVRNGESCVLMLASILGETPYEASVSIEADTEVLLIPIHLFRTWMDLYLPLKQYVFKQMIQRITSVTQLVENIAFQSIPYRIAEFLLKQIDTNNNQIVHITHEQLATELGTAREVISRSLKELVRKKIIAARRGCIQVLDRDQLLGVIHNERSM; this is encoded by the coding sequence TTGCTCCAATCCGATATTAAGCGTGTCTCTCTTGCGCTCCCCAGCTTATCCCTGGTCCCTGAACAGGATTGGGCCGAAGCCGAGATCAGGACGGTTACCCCTGATACTCCGCATTTCATACGGGAGGGTCATATCCTTCAGCATGCCATGTTCATTCTGCAAGGAGCTGTGCGTATCTATAAAGTTACCCCGCAGGGAAAAGAAATCACCCTGTACCGTGTGCGGAACGGAGAAAGCTGCGTTCTCATGTTGGCCAGCATTTTGGGAGAGACCCCGTATGAGGCCTCAGTCTCTATTGAAGCTGACACCGAGGTTCTCTTAATTCCAATCCACTTGTTCAGGACATGGATGGACTTGTATCTGCCGCTCAAGCAGTATGTCTTCAAGCAAATGATCCAGAGAATCACATCCGTTACCCAGCTCGTGGAGAATATTGCTTTCCAATCGATCCCTTATCGCATCGCGGAATTTTTACTGAAGCAGATAGATACCAACAACAATCAAATTGTGCATATAACCCATGAACAGCTAGCCACCGAGCTCGGTACAGCCAGAGAGGTGATCAGCCGTTCCCTGAAGGAGCTTGTCCGTAAGAAGATCATTGCAGCCCGCAGAGGCTGTATACAAGTTCTCGACCGCGATCAATTGCTGGGGGTCATCCATAATGAACGGTCAATGTGA
- a CDS encoding polyprenyl synthetase family protein: MNDEFIHHADTGYRLAEEKAARYFASLYAQVMDRRYVSTLTEDIRLWRRGRASRRSWLPFITPKKRKPDSRDYHRYIGWLEYTGNLDAYLDRSVSYIYMRDLGQVLDSPDTQARIRHIAGFIKGNLTHFISSKKGEQPEFMSLAGAYRWAQREGIETTVIWLINKLKSVASHLPEELNAEQAQRKLMKIILGVILHVNEDMNDQTPPEERTRRLDEAIRLGYSYGLTYPFIDDLLDSKVLTAQEKEQYSLMIRTTLLTGSVPEMGEWSGRNMDLLRYVHTELREAFEYIKSHQRAETHHTFFEQAYVFFQSQELDRQKDISDAAYTNEELYIPIILKSSSSRLIARSVISAPVDEGFDDRTFYYGIYNQLADDFADMLDDMRDGAVTPYTYYLKYHKQRSDLVNPFELYWTVISHLIHNVYHSDAKTREVILGRAINGLKRYRERVGTDKYQEIMGIFASGNAEFARLIKQIVRKTDDVDFFDKLLRDQVVTILRNDREEQERFTETIETVRREINSTLPIPKQDGVQAVKEPIIEAANYSLEGDGKRLRPILVWAMGVNEYGLDSSAILPLMRSLEYMHTASLIFDDLPSQDNASTRRGRLTLHQMRDTATAELTGLYLIQKGVQEQASLHQFRAETVLALIRYSAEKAEDLCMGQLMDLQARGQALTLEQLNTISFYKTGVAFEASLVMPAILAEAAEAEIAGLKKFAYHAGIAFQIKDDLLDLEGDALLIGKPVGKDAENNSSTFVSILGQEGAAKAMWDHYCLALDAVKGIPRSMTFLKHLLNYIVHRDK, encoded by the coding sequence ATGAATGACGAATTTATCCATCATGCAGATACAGGTTACCGGCTGGCTGAGGAGAAGGCAGCAAGGTATTTTGCTTCACTCTATGCGCAGGTTATGGACAGGAGGTATGTGTCCACGCTGACCGAAGATATCCGGTTGTGGAGACGAGGCCGCGCTTCCCGTCGTTCATGGCTGCCTTTTATAACGCCAAAAAAGAGAAAACCGGATTCCCGGGATTACCATAGATACATTGGGTGGCTGGAGTATACAGGTAATTTGGATGCTTATCTGGACCGAAGCGTGTCCTACATTTATATGCGGGATCTGGGACAGGTCCTGGATTCGCCTGACACACAGGCACGGATCAGACATATAGCCGGCTTCATTAAAGGCAACCTGACCCATTTCATCTCATCCAAGAAAGGCGAACAGCCGGAATTCATGAGTCTGGCGGGGGCATACCGCTGGGCACAGAGGGAAGGCATAGAGACTACCGTAATCTGGCTGATTAACAAGCTCAAGAGCGTAGCTTCCCACCTTCCGGAAGAACTGAATGCCGAACAAGCCCAGCGCAAGCTGATGAAGATTATTCTGGGAGTTATACTGCATGTCAATGAAGATATGAACGACCAGACCCCGCCTGAGGAACGGACGCGAAGACTGGATGAAGCCATCCGGCTTGGTTATTCCTATGGACTTACCTACCCTTTCATTGATGATCTGCTGGACTCGAAGGTCCTGACCGCTCAGGAGAAGGAGCAGTACTCCCTCATGATCCGCACGACGCTTCTTACCGGCTCGGTGCCCGAAATGGGCGAGTGGTCTGGGCGTAACATGGATTTGCTCAGGTATGTACATACGGAGCTTAGAGAAGCCTTCGAGTATATCAAAAGCCATCAGCGGGCGGAGACACACCACACGTTTTTTGAACAGGCTTATGTATTCTTTCAGTCTCAGGAGCTGGACCGTCAAAAGGATATTTCGGATGCAGCTTACACGAATGAAGAGCTGTATATCCCCATTATTCTGAAATCCTCCTCATCCCGGCTGATAGCCCGGTCGGTGATCAGCGCTCCTGTAGATGAGGGCTTCGATGACCGGACCTTCTACTATGGCATCTACAATCAGCTGGCAGATGATTTCGCAGATATGCTGGATGATATGCGCGACGGGGCAGTCACCCCGTACACCTACTATTTGAAGTACCACAAGCAGCGTTCAGATCTGGTTAATCCTTTTGAATTATACTGGACGGTAATCTCTCACCTTATCCACAATGTGTACCATTCGGATGCCAAGACCCGCGAGGTTATACTGGGCCGGGCCATTAATGGCCTCAAGCGTTACAGGGAACGTGTCGGAACGGATAAATATCAAGAGATCATGGGCATATTTGCTTCCGGAAATGCGGAGTTTGCCCGTCTCATCAAGCAAATCGTTCGGAAGACGGATGATGTGGATTTCTTCGATAAGCTGCTTCGTGATCAGGTTGTGACGATTCTGAGGAACGACCGGGAGGAGCAGGAGCGATTCACGGAGACAATCGAGACGGTCCGGCGGGAGATCAACAGCACCCTGCCAATACCCAAGCAGGACGGGGTTCAGGCGGTGAAAGAGCCGATTATTGAAGCGGCCAATTACAGCCTTGAGGGGGATGGCAAGCGCCTGAGGCCCATATTGGTGTGGGCTATGGGGGTTAACGAATATGGACTGGATAGCTCGGCCATCCTGCCGCTTATGAGATCACTTGAATATATGCATACGGCATCCCTGATATTTGATGACCTGCCGTCCCAGGATAACGCTTCAACCCGTAGAGGACGCCTCACGCTGCATCAGATGAGAGATACGGCCACGGCAGAGCTGACCGGTCTCTATCTGATTCAGAAGGGAGTTCAGGAGCAGGCATCGCTCCATCAATTCCGCGCCGAGACTGTGCTTGCCCTGATCCGGTATTCAGCTGAGAAGGCGGAAGATCTATGTATGGGCCAGTTGATGGATCTACAGGCCAGAGGACAGGCTTTGACACTGGAGCAATTGAATACAATCAGCTTCTATAAGACGGGAGTTGCATTTGAGGCTTCATTGGTTATGCCCGCTATTCTCGCTGAGGCTGCAGAGGCGGAGATTGCAGGCCTTAAGAAATTCGCTTATCATGCGGGGATTGCCTTTCAGATTAAGGATGATCTGCTTGATTTGGAGGGAGATGCGCTCCTTATCGGGAAGCCTGTAGGCAAGGATGCCGAGAATAACAGCTCCACCTTCGTATCCATCCTCGGTCAGGAGGGCGCGGCCAAAGCGATGTGGGATCACTATTGTCTCGCTCTGGATGCGGTAAAAGGAATACCGCGCAGCATGACCTTCCTAAAGCATCTGCTCAATTATATCGTTCACCGGGACAAGTGA
- a CDS encoding FtsX-like permease family protein — protein sequence MKLFLKLLRDTRQSIGQFIALVMVIAVGAFFYAGLVTYSDRLSAYSEVYFREHNLSDLNISYTQISREDTAGLSTIKGIHKIEGRYTFDATQVSEDAKASLTIHSIPANNTINTPALIQGRIPLHKNEILLDSHYAQAHDYQVEDTISVTTDGKSLKFTISGLGENVEHAKKNETQDHHAYGVAYIAEEALPEILGSLQYNEVMIDADEGYNIDNLAQSIEARSDPLTYLTQVSKERSFSYSKIQETIFNNGLMSKVIPFVLFVISAIILFLTMSRIIDSQRNQIGIMKALGVKNRTIMLHYMGFPVMASVIGSIIGCAVAASVFIPLVTASSARAYSLPGLEFSLSAFSLFPPLIFSSACGLLSCYLSGRVIFKERAADAMRPRPLRQMRQLYIERIPGIWNRISYSYKLILRNIFLNKHKTVASSIGVMISTVLLITAFGTQTALMQVANQIEKVHTYDLRVDYTAGTFPDSAALPSGIRFSYDSSTLPVEFIQQDEQESATLVVTPSENKLIHFFDDNNNRIQLENNGVLVPKSYADQYRIAEGDTIRLRFTSPPLRNKTVDMPVLGISTQYSNPVFYCTPAYLEAMGILYNPTSLVVEAASPEELSSLRSFFEQDPRVDALADKDDLKKSARYIVQQNSFVFILFIICAVILSFGAIFTISSINIYERNRELATLKVLGYPRNKIHRLIFLENIILTTLAVIIAIPASGYVYSLVVKALSSTHQQIPGTLGISSLVLSVILAYLLTILANLLLRRKVTRINMTESLKSVE from the coding sequence ATGAAATTATTTCTCAAATTATTAAGGGATACCCGGCAGTCGATAGGCCAATTTATAGCCCTGGTTATGGTGATCGCTGTGGGTGCCTTTTTCTATGCGGGGCTGGTCACTTATAGCGACAGGCTTAGCGCCTATAGCGAAGTCTATTTCAGAGAACATAATCTAAGCGACTTGAATATATCTTACACCCAGATCTCCAGGGAAGATACAGCGGGTCTAAGCACGATCAAGGGGATTCACAAGATAGAGGGACGGTATACTTTTGATGCCACGCAAGTCTCCGAGGATGCCAAAGCCTCCTTAACCATTCACTCCATCCCTGCAAATAACACGATCAACACGCCTGCCTTGATCCAGGGCCGTATCCCCTTGCACAAGAACGAGATCTTGCTGGATTCCCATTATGCCCAGGCACACGACTACCAAGTTGAGGATACAATCAGCGTAACTACAGATGGGAAAAGCCTCAAATTCACCATTAGCGGCCTGGGTGAGAATGTGGAGCATGCCAAGAAGAACGAGACACAAGATCATCACGCCTACGGAGTGGCCTATATCGCTGAAGAGGCCTTACCCGAGATCCTGGGCAGCCTCCAGTATAATGAAGTCATGATTGATGCCGATGAAGGCTATAATATTGACAATTTAGCTCAATCTATTGAAGCGAGATCCGATCCGCTTACCTATTTGACCCAAGTTAGCAAAGAACGGTCCTTCAGCTATTCCAAAATACAAGAGACGATATTTAACAACGGACTCATGAGCAAGGTGATCCCCTTCGTTCTCTTTGTCATTTCAGCAATCATCCTGTTCCTGACGATGTCGAGAATTATAGATTCCCAGAGGAACCAGATCGGGATTATGAAAGCCTTGGGGGTGAAGAACAGAACCATTATGCTGCATTACATGGGATTTCCTGTGATGGCCTCAGTTATCGGTTCAATCATTGGCTGTGCTGTCGCCGCCAGTGTGTTCATTCCATTGGTCACTGCGTCGAGCGCCAGAGCCTACTCTCTCCCTGGTCTTGAGTTCTCACTCTCCGCCTTCTCGCTCTTCCCTCCCCTCATTTTCTCTAGCGCCTGTGGACTCCTGTCCTGTTACTTAAGCGGCCGGGTCATATTCAAGGAACGTGCAGCCGACGCTATGCGTCCCCGTCCTCTAAGGCAGATGAGACAGCTCTATATAGAAAGAATTCCGGGGATTTGGAACCGTATCTCCTATAGTTACAAGCTCATTTTGCGAAATATATTTCTAAATAAACACAAGACTGTAGCGAGCTCAATTGGTGTTATGATCAGTACCGTGTTATTAATCACGGCTTTTGGCACCCAGACGGCCTTGATGCAGGTAGCCAACCAAATCGAGAAGGTCCATACCTACGATTTGAGGGTAGATTACACGGCAGGAACTTTTCCAGACAGCGCAGCACTTCCCTCCGGCATCAGGTTCAGTTATGACTCATCCACCCTGCCCGTTGAATTCATTCAACAGGACGAGCAAGAAAGTGCCACGCTGGTGGTTACCCCATCAGAGAACAAGCTCATTCATTTCTTTGACGACAATAACAATAGGATTCAGCTGGAAAACAACGGCGTGCTGGTACCGAAGTCTTACGCTGATCAATACCGTATTGCTGAAGGAGATACAATCCGTCTGAGGTTCACCTCCCCCCCGCTCCGGAACAAAACAGTAGACATGCCGGTGCTGGGCATATCTACACAGTATTCCAATCCGGTGTTCTACTGCACCCCGGCTTATCTTGAGGCTATGGGGATCCTCTACAATCCAACCTCACTTGTAGTTGAAGCAGCTAGTCCCGAAGAGCTGAGCAGCCTTCGCAGCTTCTTCGAACAGGATCCTCGTGTAGATGCTCTGGCGGATAAGGATGACTTGAAGAAGTCAGCCCGGTATATCGTGCAGCAGAACAGCTTTGTGTTCATCCTGTTCATCATTTGTGCCGTCATATTGTCCTTTGGCGCCATATTCACGATATCCTCCATTAACATCTATGAACGGAATCGCGAGCTTGCAACACTCAAGGTACTGGGCTATCCGCGGAATAAGATACACCGGCTTATATTTCTTGAGAACATCATCTTAACCACGTTGGCGGTAATTATAGCGATACCGGCAAGTGGTTATGTATATAGTCTTGTTGTGAAGGCGCTATCCAGTACCCATCAACAAATTCCCGGTACATTAGGTATTTCCAGCTTGGTGCTCTCTGTCATCCTTGCGTACTTGCTAACCATTCTGGCTAACTTATTGCTGAGGAGAAAAGTAACGCGAATTAATATGACCGAGTCACTCAAGAGCGTAGAGTAA
- a CDS encoding ABC transporter ATP-binding protein has translation MTTLIEFRKVTKEYTIGEVPIRALDGVDFSIAEGEFVVILGASGAGKSTILNILGGMDTATSGQVFVGNQEITGLSDKKLTQYRAEKVGFVFQFYNLIPNLNALENVEFATEVCTNHLDAKEILHKVGLDHRVKNFPSQLSGGEQQRVAIARAVAKNPLLLLCDEPTGALDYVTGKSVLKLLQDLNNETNKCVVLVTHNSAIAPMADKIIRVKSGRIESVTINKAAQSVEGIEW, from the coding sequence ATGACAACGTTAATCGAATTCAGGAAAGTAACGAAGGAATACACAATAGGGGAAGTACCGATTAGAGCCCTTGATGGTGTTGATTTCTCCATTGCGGAGGGGGAGTTCGTCGTTATTCTCGGGGCAAGCGGTGCCGGTAAAAGCACGATTCTGAATATTCTTGGCGGGATGGATACAGCCACCTCAGGTCAAGTATTTGTGGGGAATCAGGAAATCACAGGTCTCAGCGACAAAAAGCTAACCCAATACCGCGCTGAGAAGGTCGGCTTTGTGTTTCAATTCTATAACCTGATTCCGAATTTGAACGCGCTGGAGAATGTTGAATTTGCCACTGAAGTCTGTACTAACCACCTGGATGCAAAGGAAATTCTACATAAAGTTGGCTTGGATCACCGGGTCAAGAACTTCCCCTCCCAGCTCTCTGGAGGAGAGCAGCAGAGAGTAGCGATAGCAAGGGCTGTTGCCAAGAACCCTCTACTATTATTGTGTGATGAACCCACCGGAGCTCTGGATTATGTAACAGGAAAGTCCGTATTAAAGCTTCTGCAAGACCTGAACAACGAGACGAACAAATGCGTTGTGCTAGTCACACACAACTCGGCCATTGCTCCTATGGCTGACAAAATTATAAGAGTGAAAAGCGGAAGAATTGAGAGCGTTACGATCAATAAAGCAGCTCAAAGCGTTGAAGGGATTGAGTGGTAA
- a CDS encoding DUF6138 family protein: MIQAVELFLDEIWNEVMAIYARESRSMGKSKNRSRLQAGMKDYLRVAWRRGKFNWEQGRIHIDVYEPFSWSDHAYQIEAGDYITELTDEQLREEFFPALCGRVDELIRSEEFGAHFFDYQFNVVFEFEREHSVITFQRRLVNEPKLVELKKMLGQFIQTKIMSGLPVLPGEHDLVFFAQHLVNPDLMKQEEKEVDPLIRQLSDKLRQFPKRRDEWIRHYTSAFKHWAQEQFLPRYFDPLGDYGLEWMMKEGTDLSAVDSSELDFFLYAALQIGFSDPDTRQKYLGLAVLLGSKRAQDYLQTGSGKFDSTYRGERMEGKNNDVTQTIEIRILAEEEAAYGEALDYITGLLRQGFPKGYQLKLKSSQKHLLPVKKLAKSKLHQFFANALSYPGLYPKLAEYADNAMEEFAWYGDVEPGEKSVMPGTYAVMGLGLCSEAYFPLVCRYMELVDTEHQMVQDGYAEAFADAHGVQAEHMPVIVSILLGGNEEGTRVKNITIDRPELAEALVQALQGKEDHQVELVLSRIFGNAKKLSTAAKQAQPPLREGLEQLLLLWR, encoded by the coding sequence TTGATCCAAGCCGTGGAGCTTTTTCTAGATGAGATATGGAACGAGGTTATGGCGATATATGCCAGAGAGAGTCGCAGTATGGGCAAGAGCAAGAATCGGAGCAGACTGCAGGCCGGAATGAAGGATTACCTGCGGGTGGCCTGGAGGCGGGGCAAGTTCAACTGGGAGCAGGGCCGTATTCACATTGATGTGTACGAACCGTTCTCTTGGAGCGATCATGCCTATCAGATCGAAGCGGGTGATTATATCACGGAATTGACTGACGAGCAGCTCAGGGAGGAGTTTTTCCCGGCATTGTGCGGGCGTGTGGATGAGCTTATACGCTCGGAGGAGTTCGGTGCTCACTTCTTCGATTACCAGTTCAACGTCGTGTTCGAATTCGAACGGGAACATTCAGTTATTACGTTTCAGCGCAGGCTGGTGAACGAGCCTAAGCTGGTTGAACTCAAGAAGATGCTGGGGCAGTTCATACAGACCAAAATCATGTCCGGGCTGCCGGTGCTGCCGGGCGAGCACGACCTGGTCTTCTTCGCCCAGCATCTGGTCAATCCTGATCTGATGAAGCAGGAGGAGAAGGAAGTCGACCCGTTAATCCGCCAGCTGTCGGACAAGCTGCGCCAATTCCCCAAACGTAGAGATGAGTGGATCCGGCACTATACCTCGGCATTTAAGCACTGGGCACAGGAGCAATTTCTACCTCGGTATTTTGATCCTCTCGGTGATTATGGACTGGAGTGGATGATGAAGGAAGGAACGGATCTCTCCGCTGTAGACTCAAGTGAACTCGATTTCTTCCTGTATGCGGCACTTCAGATCGGCTTCTCCGATCCGGACACCCGGCAGAAATATCTGGGGCTCGCGGTTCTTCTGGGCTCTAAGCGGGCTCAGGATTATCTGCAGACGGGCAGTGGGAAGTTCGACAGCACTTACCGGGGAGAGCGGATGGAAGGCAAGAATAACGATGTGACGCAGACGATTGAGATCCGTATCCTCGCCGAGGAGGAGGCGGCTTACGGGGAGGCGCTTGACTATATCACCGGCCTGCTGCGGCAGGGATTCCCCAAGGGTTATCAGCTGAAGCTGAAGAGCAGCCAGAAGCATCTCCTGCCCGTTAAGAAGCTGGCGAAGTCCAAGCTGCATCAGTTTTTTGCCAATGCGCTCAGCTACCCGGGGTTATACCCTAAGCTTGCCGAATATGCGGACAACGCAATGGAGGAGTTCGCCTGGTACGGGGATGTGGAGCCGGGTGAGAAGTCAGTCATGCCGGGGACTTACGCCGTGATGGGCCTTGGCCTCTGCAGCGAAGCCTACTTTCCCTTGGTCTGCCGTTATATGGAGCTGGTGGATACGGAGCATCAGATGGTGCAGGATGGGTATGCGGAGGCATTTGCCGATGCCCATGGGGTACAGGCAGAGCATATGCCGGTGATCGTATCAATTCTTCTGGGCGGGAATGAGGAAGGAACAAGGGTCAAGAACATCACGATCGACCGTCCCGAGCTTGCTGAGGCGCTAGTTCAGGCGCTGCAAGGCAAGGAGGATCATCAAGTGGAGCTGGTGCTCAGCCGGATCTTCGGGAATGCGAAGAAGCTCTCCACAGCGGCCAAGCAGGCCCAGCCGCCGCTCAGGGAGGGACTGGAGCAGCTGCTACTGCTGTGGAGATAA
- a CDS encoding SMI1/KNR4 family protein has protein sequence MDQTLLNQLTHWHEANEHQRIVDALLVIPDEERDYDAIGRLARAYNNLERYEEALEQFAFIAEAGQQDPLWHYRVGYALYYLGRYEEAAKAFVTADKLEPGDSDTLWLLKSSLRRAEKQRKHEQRIAAKRAAAALEPTGPSGDAAPFTDKFLSEFWEDSDYARKSYVSEPPTDEMIASVEEELGYKLPASYIALMKQQNGGIPKNTCFPTEEATSWAEDHIAITSIMGIGREKSYSLCGDTGSQFMIEDWGYPDIGVVICDCPSAGHDVVMLDYRACGPDGEPEVVHVDQESDYEITFLADNFEAFIRGLVSEEEFDTFEEDQETDLHRVAHGQFSPLLEELCAQVTEVDQLEQKIRRICTRIVEEKGHFSFHADPLSYLMYDVQFWLYTKSYPDTGREHYLEVYKDMIAFGGEFGQGGYAPGWITDWLDQRISDGRILQEQGRLRLTDEAAAELIRQLEMA, from the coding sequence ATGGACCAGACACTACTCAATCAATTAACCCACTGGCACGAGGCAAATGAACATCAGCGGATCGTCGATGCACTGCTGGTCATTCCCGATGAAGAACGGGATTATGATGCGATCGGCCGGCTGGCAAGGGCTTATAACAACCTGGAGCGCTATGAAGAAGCTCTTGAACAATTTGCATTCATAGCTGAAGCCGGGCAGCAGGACCCGCTGTGGCATTACCGGGTCGGCTACGCCCTGTACTATCTGGGCAGGTATGAAGAAGCGGCGAAGGCCTTTGTCACAGCGGACAAGCTTGAGCCCGGCGATTCGGATACCTTATGGCTGCTGAAGTCCAGCCTGCGGAGAGCGGAGAAGCAGCGGAAGCATGAGCAGCGGATAGCTGCCAAGCGGGCAGCCGCAGCGCTAGAGCCTACGGGTCCGAGTGGGGATGCGGCTCCTTTTACGGACAAGTTCCTTAGCGAATTCTGGGAAGACAGCGACTATGCCAGGAAGTCCTATGTCAGCGAACCGCCAACGGATGAGATGATCGCCTCGGTCGAGGAAGAGCTGGGATACAAGCTTCCCGCTTCCTATATCGCCTTGATGAAGCAGCAGAACGGCGGGATTCCGAAGAATACCTGCTTTCCGACCGAGGAGGCGACCTCGTGGGCTGAGGATCATATCGCCATTACAAGCATCATGGGCATCGGCCGGGAGAAAAGCTACTCTCTCTGCGGCGACACCGGAAGCCAGTTCATGATCGAAGATTGGGGCTATCCCGATATTGGGGTCGTCATCTGCGACTGCCCTTCGGCTGGCCATGACGTGGTCATGCTGGACTACCGGGCCTGCGGACCAGACGGGGAACCCGAAGTGGTCCACGTGGACCAGGAGAGCGACTATGAGATTACCTTCCTTGCCGATAACTTCGAGGCATTTATCAGAGGTCTGGTCAGCGAGGAAGAGTTCGACACCTTCGAAGAAGACCAAGAAACGGATCTTCACCGGGTAGCCCATGGTCAATTCTCTCCCTTACTGGAGGAACTGTGTGCCCAGGTCACGGAGGTGGATCAGCTCGAGCAGAAGATCCGCCGGATCTGTACCCGGATCGTCGAAGAGAAAGGCCACTTTTCATTCCATGCCGATCCGCTGTCCTATCTGATGTATGATGTGCAGTTCTGGCTCTACACGAAGTCCTATCCGGATACCGGACGCGAGCATTATTTGGAAGTGTATAAGGACATGATTGCCTTTGGCGGTGAATTCGGCCAAGGCGGCTATGCGCCTGGATGGATAACCGACTGGCTCGACCAGCGCATAAGCGATGGACGCATCCTGCAGGAGCAGGGACGGCTACGCCTCACGGATGAGGCGGCAGCCGAACTGATCCGGCAGCTGGAGATGGCCTGA
- a CDS encoding LytTR family DNA-binding domain-containing protein: MKVIFEADSTINRNTTKVTTHPEEKGSWRSIEEALRECDRQIVVINAKNDRNVQIPLNSIAAIQSEDRMCCVHVLNGEMYLLSRRLKLVEEELDESDFMRINNQTIINTKFIKEFFSTEHARIKVVLTNNSSYFVSRHYIKQFRGKFK, from the coding sequence TTGAAGGTTATTTTTGAAGCGGACTCAACAATCAATCGCAACACTACCAAAGTCACTACCCACCCCGAAGAAAAGGGATCCTGGAGAAGTATTGAGGAAGCTCTCCGTGAGTGTGACAGACAAATCGTAGTCATTAACGCCAAAAATGACCGAAATGTTCAAATTCCGTTAAATTCCATTGCAGCCATTCAATCCGAGGATCGGATGTGCTGTGTACATGTTCTTAACGGGGAGATGTATTTGCTGAGCAGACGGCTCAAGCTTGTGGAAGAAGAACTCGATGAATCCGACTTCATGAGGATCAACAACCAGACCATCATCAATACGAAGTTCATCAAGGAATTCTTCTCAACAGAGCATGCTAGGATAAAAGTAGTACTGACTAACAATTCCAGTTATTTTGTGAGTCGCCATTACATCAAACAATTCAGGGGGAAATTCAAATGA
- a CDS encoding sigma-70 family RNA polymerase sigma factor, protein MNTISEDVLVEKIKNRDERAIASIIQAYGGLLSAIIRRYVHYNQQEYEECLDDVLLAAWHNIGSFDPEKNSFKQWIAAIAKYRAIDYQRKILRNQSQISHIEITDDLLRVEPVPPQRDVEEVLRHLSQLERDIFVKYYLEGVPSREMATEMKVQESWIHNKLSRGRKKLRQLFISNKEV, encoded by the coding sequence TTGAATACAATATCTGAGGACGTCCTTGTAGAGAAAATCAAGAACCGCGATGAGAGAGCGATTGCTTCTATTATTCAAGCCTATGGAGGGCTGCTATCGGCCATTATCAGGCGTTATGTCCATTACAATCAGCAGGAGTATGAGGAGTGTCTGGACGATGTGCTGCTGGCGGCCTGGCACAATATCGGCTCATTTGACCCCGAGAAGAACTCGTTCAAGCAGTGGATTGCGGCAATTGCCAAGTACCGTGCTATAGATTATCAGCGTAAAATATTGAGGAACCAGAGCCAAATTAGTCACATTGAAATAACGGATGATTTACTCAGAGTAGAGCCGGTTCCGCCGCAACGGGATGTTGAAGAGGTGCTGCGCCACTTGTCCCAGCTAGAAAGGGATATTTTCGTGAAATATTACTTGGAGGGCGTACCTTCCCGCGAAATGGCCACCGAGATGAAGGTACAAGAATCCTGGATCCATAACAAGCTTTCGCGCGGACGCAAAAAACTGAGACAGCTGTTCATTTCAAATAAAGAGGTGTAG